In the genome of Mercurialis annua linkage group LG8, ddMerAnnu1.2, whole genome shotgun sequence, the window aggtttataaaaaatttagacGAAGATAGAAGCACAggaactaaataaataaaaataaaaagtatagaatctaactaaaaaaataaagtagacCAAAtgccaaataaataaaaaataaaaagtataggAACCTGAAAATAGATTATgtctaaatttaataaatttgaatatggtgtatttttattaattgtattAAATAAGCACGGATATAGCCActtattttaacaaattaacacGATATAAATTGTTTAATCTATTTACTAATAAATGTATaaggtaaaattatttttatatttatatttttatccaaattgataaaaacaatatccataaaattgataaaatattttttttatccgcaattttgaccattttattaaatatatttttaacaaataatttgGACATTTTaatctgtcaattttataaattacaataaatatatcaaactcTCTTTTTAAACTTGTTTTCGAACACTTTTTTTTACATAAGAAATAATCTTCCATGAATATATAAGTAGTTACAagtgtaaaatttaaaacaagtATTATTATTTCTAATAACCTAACATAAAACAAGATGTAAAGTCTTATTCGCAGATCGCCTATAAAACAAAAATCACATAACTGTTTTgtcattataaaatttaattcttcaCTATCTAACTCAAGACTACCAACCGTTAttcttcataaaaaaacaaataaacaaacctttcataaaaaaaaggacaataaatttttataaggaaAGACAATCaccatcataaaaaaatattaaaacaaaattaatatgatatttaacCGATTTTATCTTCAGTTTTGAACGGTTTTGATCTATCTTTGATTCttgattcatatatatatataagattgaTGTGCTTCATCGATAAATTTCCCAACAAacacaaaaaagatgaaaaggagttAGCTATTTACTttattctatataaataaagcaataaaaaaagaaatagttaccgttaattataaaaatatagcattGATGGCAGCCGAAAGACAAAAAGAAATATATGACGGTTAGGGTTTTTTATTTGAGAAGAAAAACAAGCGAAGATTAATCTTTTTAAGCCTGCACGGCTTTCTAATTGAAATAAAAGATCATATGtgcaaaataattatttataaaatctaaAAGAAATCATACTTGTACATAATTACCTCAATTTACAAATACCCATTGTTTTATAATGGCTATACAAACGACTTATTAAAGTAGGGTAATAagctaattataaaaaaaaatgctaaatgtcgtaaaaaggtcaaatctttcacaaaaatttcacaaaagtcttaacctttcaattttgtcgatttgaccaaaaactgattatttggtttcacaaaagtcctgacctttcaattttgtcgattttggccaaaaatggattatttggtttcacaaaagtcctgacctttcaatatatgtgcatgccacgtaggcgccacataggcaaaattgaaaacaaattgagagttgtccacaattgaaaccaaataatatgtttttggccaaaatcgacaaaattaaaaggtcagaaTTTTTGTAgaacttttatgaaagatttggtcttttacgacatttggccaaaAAAAAAGTATGGTAATAAGCTGCTCAAATTCGAACTCTATCCAAGTTGGTTTTTCCATCAAGATTGCTACTTTGCTGAAGTTCCAaatattctttatattttatgCCAATAAATGCTGCTGCTTTCCCCTCAATTTCTAGTAAGTTTTGTGCTGGTCTAACTACTGTTTCCAGCGACGGACCTTGAACTGTGGCTATGGATATTCTTGTAGCTTTCTTGTTCACTACTGCTCGGTGTAGGACACTCTTGTATTTCCCGTTGCTCAAAATCTAGCCAACAAAAAAAGACTATCAGAAATGAATTCCAACACTCAAACTAGTTAATTAGAgcctaattaataaaaatctcaaaaaatttatatttctaaatcacgttctaattaattttaacgTGAATTATCATATTTTTGCAATTCGAAACACACAGTTTTCCGttaaaaaatggttttatgaaCACCAGAACAAATACAGTTGCGATGCCAACATCAACAttcttttgataaaaaatattactcGGTGTTTTTTAATTGCTAAGATTCAAAAGTTGGTGTGCGGCATTTCCAAAATCGGAAAATCGTGTTAAATTAGGtctaatggtgaaaaaaaagcTAAATCTTTACGAATTGTTAAAATCTAAaacaaaccttttaattttcataataatagtcaaattgcatTTTTCTTGTTGCAATAATAGCTAAATTGGTGGCCaaacttgttgtttttaattaaaatattagtctattattattttttgatgaataatatattaaaagtcaCAAGAAGtggaaaaaaaactcaaaaattcTCATACAAAATgtgcaatttggctattattgcaacaaacaaatgcaatttggctattaatgcaaaaattaaaagatttggttttaattgcaaaaagtcgtaaaagtttggcttttttCGCCAAGCcgtaaaattacaaattacgTTTAAGTTTGGAGTTTTAGAGCAATTAAACCTTctaaaaactcattttcttaTATTCTAGCTCCATATAACTCATGAATCACCCTTATATTCAGTGATGTAATACCTAAAAGTCatagaaaaataacaaattgaaaactaaaaattaggAAGGCAAGATCAAGAAATGAACCTCAAGATGATCTCCAATGTTAACCAGAAAGGAATTATGTAAACCATTGACATTAACCCACTCCCCTTTGTGTTGCACTTGAAGTCCACTGATTCCATTATGTATCAGAAATGTTAAGAGGCCGTGATCTGAATGAGGTGGCATTCCCATTGCAAGTTCAGGCTGTGGACATGGTGGATAATAGTTTGCTGCAATCACTTGTAGACCTTCTTCCAAATTCACTGCTTTTTCTATGTAATTTGCTTCCAATCCTAAGCTCTCTGATATCCCTTTTAGCAATTCTCTTCCTATTTCTCTAACTCTTTTGGAGTACTCTAATGATGTCTCACTGCGTCGATATAATCAAACCGTAAGAATTATTTCATGCTCGAGGTCAAGTTAAGTTCGAACTCGAGTTTGTATGTGTTATAGAAGGTCAAACTCAAGTTAAGATTGAACTCGAATGTGTGTATACGAGTACTTATgtgttataaaaaaacaatttcaagcTTAAACTGAAATGTGTTATACAAGCTCGAGTAGGCTACAAACGCGTATTCGAACTTGTTTACATCCAAACTACGTAAGCTCGATTCGAGTAAGCTTGAGctcagtaaaaaaaattaagattaacATATATGAtgcattttgaaaaaataaatctataaaATGTACAACTCAACCAATTAATTAATATGATATACacttaggggccgtttggttcaaggttgggaatcggaatcggaatgggaatcggaatgagaaggaatgggaatgattgttttcattttttgtttggttcaaaattagtaTGGAAATGAGAATGagaaaagtttaataaaaaaattatttattatttattaaaaatacttttttttagttttaaaatattttttatataaaaaaataaaattttaacaaaaagattttaattttttttaaaaaaatttaaaaattatttaagaaaaattaaaaaaaaatattttaaaaaaaaatattttgagaaaaattaaaaaaattattttggaaaaattaaaaaacttatttttaaaaaataaaaaaaattattttaaagaaatttaaaaattattttaaaaaaaaaataaaaatttattttaaaaaaattaaaatatttttttaaaatattaaaaaagttttttttattattttaagtatgttttttaaaataaatatttaaaaatagtttttttaataattatatatttattatttattattaaaatattttgtcaaattttgattctcattcccAAAAGTCCATTCGCATTCGCATGGGGTAGGAggggaatgggtgattcccaTTGAAAGGGTAATCACGTTTCCATTCCCTAgtataatttgacaaaacaaacacaaacaatgaGAATCATTCCAGTTCCCATTCCCCTCTTTTTGtggcgaaccaaacggccccttaaaTCTAGAGGTATAAAAAGCTATAGCAAgaaatagattattattttctacATGTATGAAAATCATTTAGACTTGTTTAGACTCTCgagtctttttattttatattcgaGCTCGATTCGAGATTAAACTCGAATAGCTCTAGCTCGAACTCGATTTAAAATTCTTCAAGTCGAACTTGAAAAATGCGTAGCTCAATCCTTTTACACCTCTGCCTAAAGCAATTACATCGCACAAAAACTTAATTGAGTTCTATACTTTGgcatattgttttttttttaattatgcaaATACTCGTtggtttataattaattacctGAAGCCATCAGGTTTATTAGGAGAATGAAACTGAGGATGTGAAATAATCTTGAGAAAATCCTTCCAAAACAAAACCTTATCAACAGAAGCATTAAAGCTAGTCCCACATCTTATTGGATCCAATACATTTTTTCCTCTAAATTCTTCCTTCTCCTCTTCAGAAAGATCAAAAAATCCTCTACAAACATCAATCATACTTCTCATCAACCTCTCCGCCACTCCATGATTGATCACCTGATGATCAAAATAAACTATCAACGCCGAGATAaagcgaaaaaaatttaaaatataggaAGTTGATTATTATACCAAGAAGAATCCCCAGTCCTGACAGGCTTTGCCAAGCTCATGAATGATTTTGGACCGTTGATCGGGGGAATTCGAAGTAAGAAGAGCGAAATCAATGATTGGAAGTGATTCATCGGATTCTGATACGACTTCATCGGAAGGATTTGGAGGGAAGGTGTATGAGGAAGGAATAGAAGTAAGAGCAGATGATTCAGATATTATTTTGATGCTTGTCATTTTTTTGATTCAGTAGTGAAGCTATTTTCAACCATGGAAATAGAGAATGAATTGGATAATTATTGGATAGAAGCAATCAATGATTGATATTTagcaaaatatatatttggGTCCTTGCAGGCTTGCACTATTATAACGTTGCGTGGAGTACACTTACTTCACTTCCGTGATGGAGGAacctaatgtttataaaattaaaagtgtatgGGCTCGATaatgataaacaaaaaaatatgaaaccaaTTCGAAAAATGTAATAGTACAAGGATCTAAATATGCATTTTACTTTGATGTTTTGTAGAATTTCTATTGGTTTTATGGAATTGGACAAAAGTTTTTGTAGTTTTCTTTAAAAGGACGTGGCTTACTTGATTTCTTTTAAATAAGCTTTCGGATTTAAATTTTGTGAATGAGGAAAATATACATTAGAATAGATTTACTATTTAATGGATCCACTTGATGAAATTCGGATTAGTCGGTGTATAAAATGATTTCGGATACTAAAATAAGAATTCttcgtttattaaaataattaaaactaatcaCTAAAGTGATCGGTCCATCGCCATTATAAATtcattatatttcttttattttagtaacGCATTGATCTGCCAAATGTTTGGAAGGTGAAGTTATAAGTTGCATAGCTAGATCTtggcaattttaaaatttcatgagGTTAAACAATTTTCGTGAAAATCCAAGGAAATCTGTTGAATGATGATTTGATTGTTGACGGCCAAACTATTTGGCATCTTTTGTTCGTTACCTCTTAAGGAAAATTTAACAGCAATGCCTAAGTATTTATTTAGTAGGAAAATGTTATACGACATTCGAACAAATACCTTATCATTTAGACGACATACGAAAAGTTATACATTTATTCTTGAAGCAAAAGATATACATTGATTCTTAAACCAAACGATAGtacaaattttagtttaaatattttgtcCATCGCAATAAGAAGTAAGCATATGTAGAAATTTAGAGTGGTGTTCTAAACTAATAGCTTAGAACATTCAATATTTTCGATCACGAGGCATTATCACCTGTCTGCCTATACAAATAAATCAAGTTaccattttatcaaattaaactaatttatgGCCAATAACAATTCTATTTTCGGAACCTTATCACTCGGACTATAGAATTTTAGTTCATATTTGTTTTCAGCTCGCGGTCTGCTCAATTTACTGTTTActtataaagtttaaaattacatcaaatatatgttcttttaataattaattctattttttcttttttgataattgggaaaggggagcgcttgtgggaggaaacgaacccacgacctagcagtttgctgtctagcgcttataccatttgagctacagctcTATTTTGTTGTTGCTGAACATTTGTGATATATTTTTGTGTGTTATTCACATAATTATTAATCCATCAAAATTCAAGTATACATCGCAGGATAAGAGGCCTCGAGAAGAGGAATGTTTATTGGAtctaaatcaaaatgttttcctATAAACAATTTAGGAATTTTTTAACACTTGTTTTGCTTTTAGAGAATATACTCTTTTTCTCTATTTGAACACTTCCGTATTTTGTAATCGAATTTTGTATCTAtcctttttattaaatttattccGTAACGAGAAAATGGTGTATACGCTAAGAGAGTGTCAACCTAGTTGAGATGTATAGGTATAATTTTTTATCTTCCAActccaattttttattaaacaaaaacCTGTTTGATCTTGAACTAACACACTTGAGttcaaactaaaacaaaaaattatatactctTGATCTATTTACACCCCTAGATTGAATGAAAAATATAAGCTTTTTACTATAGTTTACTCCAATatctaaaaagaaaatttatgcatacatatttttaaaatatggtttTCATTTTATCacattttaacaattaaagaaAGGTTCATGAAGCCAtctatttaaatgtaaaatacattaaattttCATGATACAAAACCAATTAGATATAACTCGATCATGGTATATTATATGTTAGACATTGAAATTTCATGAAAAAGTTAATCAGTTGGAATATTCCTACTCTTCATTAGTAATGCATTTCATAGgacaaataagaaaataataaaaagcagCAAAATTCTACTATGGATTATGGAGATATAACATAGCAGCAAAATTACTAGCAAGAATAAATCTTTTACTTACAATTGCATGGTATTGTAATAAGTACAACACTAATAGATCGTTATATGATTATGTGTTTATTATTAATACAGGTTGTAGTATAAAAATCTCTCAACTTGTAGAGAGGTTTCTAAACAATTCAGTATGCAGATTTCtcctatgtagcacggaaacagaAACACCAAAACGGAAAACACCAAAaccatatttatattttagagtATAGTTTATAAGTATATGCTTCGGCATTTCAGAAGCATTTTCGTTTCAACGGAAACAAAACGCGTAATATGAGATTCAaaaagtttccgtgcaacatacaTACGATATCTCACAAACAACAGGATATCACAATGGAAGAACAGAGTTGCTATTTCTGCCATACCTTGACAAGAACAATTTTCCACCACAAGAAAATGATCTCCTTAAAGAACTTGGTCCAATTTGTAATGATCTTCCAAATGAAGAGCTAGCCATGAATTTAAACAAACCTTGattactactactactaccAGCACCAGCTGATCTTTTAGAAACAATTTCCAAATTTGATTCCAATTCACAATCTTTCACCAACTCTGTTCTTGAATTCCTATCAGACTCACAAACATTAGCAAGAGCTTGACTAATCTTAAAAGCAGACAAAGAATCCAAAGAAACTGATCTTCTCAATGGCTGATCAATCATCACACCATCCCCACCCTCCATTTCACTTTCGCCATCTCCTTCCTCCATAACAACAACAACTTCCCCCTCGGAACCCCCATCATCCTCGGGAACTCCGATCGGACTCTCCCGCTCAACGCTTCCGCTCCGTTCAGACGTGGAGGCCGAACTCGAAACGATCGGAGCGCGACACAACGGGCAATTGGTATGAGATCTAAGCCAAGTATCAATACAAGGAATATGAAAAGCATGGCTACACTTAGGCAACAATCTAAGACTCTCATCATCTTGAAACTCGCTCAAACAAACAGAGCACTCTGTTCCATCAACAAGACCATCACTTTTTTTGAACTTAAAAACAGAAATAGAATCAATAACAGATCTTTCTAAACCAATAGTATTTATATACCAAATTGGATGATCAAGAACAGGACCATGATCCTCATCAAGAAACTCTTCACGGGTGGTCGTCTCATCTCTTTGATCCAACGGCTGTAATGATGATCTTGGTCTGATTCTTGTCCTGGAATAGTAGAATCTGTAGTATATAGCGTAGCAAAACACAAGAATAAAAACTGAAGCTAATACTAAACCGGCGATCAACGGTTTGCTAAGGGTTTTGTGGTAGGGAGGAGGACAATCGACATAGCAAAACTTGACACAAGGGGATTTGCAAATACTTTCATAGTTTAATGCATCGCACCTTGCTGAACATGCAACTGATCCTGTGAAGGATGTGTTAGAGGATGAATCATCATCCAAATATTTTCTGAATTGAAAACTCATGAAGATTTAAGGTTAAAGATTGAAGATTTGGATTGGAAAAGAGATGAGAAGATGAAGAAACAAAGAGATGCTAAGTCAAAAGTTTTGGTAGTTGAAAAGTGAGGAGGGTTTGGTGACTTTCTAAGTAGCTGCTCTGATTTGAAAAATGAGACTAGAGAGGTAAAAGTTGGAGAATTTAGTAATTTACTATTAAATTTTGTGGTTTTGGTTTGTTTGATTATGCTTCGGTTCATTTGACTTTTGGTTTTTGGATTAAATATTTCATGGTGGCTTAGATTGAGCGGGCCTGGCCTCTAGTTGCTGAGCAGAGTCCAGcctcttataattttttatatagagaaaattacagGTGGTCGGTGGCCGGAGGCCGGAGGTGGTGGTCGGAGGCGGCTAGCAGGCACCGCCCTTAGGGAGCACCAGTCGTTGTTGGCTGGCGGTTTCCACCAATGACTGTCGGTGAGGGGTGGTGGTGGCTAGAAGCTGACTGGAGGCGGCTGGCCGGAAATTGTGGGTGGTCGGTTTGGGTTGATTTAAAGTAGT includes:
- the LOC126659587 gene encoding RING-H2 finger protein ATL54-like yields the protein MSFQFRKYLDDDSSSNTSFTGSVACSARCDALNYESICKSPCVKFCYVDCPPPYHKTLSKPLIAGLVLASVFILVFCYAIYYRFYYSRTRIRPRSSLQPLDQRDETTTREEFLDEDHGPVLDHPIWYINTIGLERSVIDSISVFKFKKSDGLVDGTECSVCLSEFQDDESLRLLPKCSHAFHIPCIDTWLRSHTNCPLCRAPIVSSSASTSERSGSVERESPIGVPEDDGGSEGEVVVVMEEGDGESEMEGGDGVMIDQPLRRSVSLDSLSAFKISQALANVCESDRNSRTELVKDCELESNLEIVSKRSAGAGSSSSNQGLFKFMASSSFGRSLQIGPSSLRRSFSCGGKLFLSRYGRNSNSVLPL
- the LOC126660321 gene encoding 2-oxoglutarate-dependent dioxygenase 19-like; the protein is MTSIKIISESSALTSIPSSYTFPPNPSDEVVSESDESLPIIDFALLTSNSPDQRSKIIHELGKACQDWGFFLVINHGVAERLMRSMIDVCRGFFDLSEEEKEEFRGKNVLDPIRCGTSFNASVDKVLFWKDFLKIISHPQFHSPNKPDGFSETSLEYSKRVREIGRELLKGISESLGLEANYIEKAVNLEEGLQVIAANYYPPCPQPELAMGMPPHSDHGLLTFLIHNGISGLQVQHKGEWVNVNGLHNSFLVNIGDHLEILSNGKYKSVLHRAVVNKKATRISIATVQGPSLETVVRPAQNLLEIEGKAAAFIGIKYKEYLELQQSSNLDGKTNLDRVRI